A window of the Cicer arietinum cultivar CDC Frontier isolate Library 1 chromosome 6, Cicar.CDCFrontier_v2.0, whole genome shotgun sequence genome harbors these coding sequences:
- the LOC101489761 gene encoding FRIGIDA-like protein 4a, translated as MATELVAPISSENNNRVRQFFDELENHKNTLTKCTHLFTSLSNHFSSLQDSISLKFQTLDSKFQSLESSSKETLESLNNRENSIPERESSAAARIDEQKEAAIAELRNSLPSSTLDISDALKSLSRKMDASAMLRFIVSKRKESLMLRPEIAVAIKEAVDPPRLVLDAVEEFLKSKTESKSGVTDKRWACGLLIQGLISESNVYSRRIVERASGLLDLWKEQLDREPDKGAAEMVMFLQIVVCFGLRSKFDYEYLRNSVMEFASRRDMAKIAASLEFGDKMIDIIDDLVKNGKEIEAVYFASESGLTERFQPIKLLNSYVQNYTSILTSGNNTQSASNESTTLELNSIKDVIKCVEDHKLESEFKLDKLKRRVSQLEKSKAERKKTSSSFGSRPRKRGGRGSGSSSSRPAKSAKTSAYPSSFSHRNLAPLHPSPRARYSTPLHYPSQTMLESSTPNPYAASYGTSHTQSYGTSHTQSPAGIGITQQHYSYPVDNLGPSSYLSSGSYAAGQTSYGLYDYGSAAPPTYPYTVDQTSYRG; from the exons ATGGCGACCGAATTGGTTGCACCAATCTCATCAGAGAATAACAACAGGGTTCGTCAATTCTTCGACGAATTAGAAAATCACAAAAACACCCTCACAAAATGCACCCACCTATTCACCTCACTCTCCAACCATTTCTCTTCCCTccaagactccatttccctgaAATTTCAAACCCTAGATTCCAAATTCCAATCCCTCGAATCAAGTTCCAAGGAAACCCTAGAATCTCTCAACAACCGCGAAAACTCCATCCCTGAGCGCGAATCTTCCGCCGCCGCACGCATTGATGAACAGAAAGAAGCCGCGATTGCCGAACTTCGTAATTCTCTTCCTTCGTCAACGCTCGATATCTCTGACGCGCTTAAATCCCTGTCGCGGAAAATGGACGCTTCAGCGATGCTTCGTTTTATCGTTTCGAAGCGGAAAGAGTCGTTGATGTTGAGGCCGGAGATAGCGGTGGCGATAAAGGAAGCGGTGGACCCTCCAAGGTTGGTGCTGGATGCGGTGGAAGAGTTTCTGAAGAGCAAAACGGAGTCGAAGTCTGGTGTCACTGATAAGAGATGGGCCTGCGGGCTTTTGATTCAAGGGTTGATTTCGGAATCGAATGTTTATTCTAGAAGGATTGTAGAGAGAGCTTCGGGTCTTTTGGATTTGTGGAAGGAACAGCTTGACAGGGAACCTGATAAGGGTGCTGCAGAAATGGTGATGTTTTTGCAGATTGTGGTTTGCTTTGGGTTGAGGTCGAAATTTGATTATGAGTATTTGAGGAACTCTGTAATGGAgtttgcttcaaggagagatATGGCGAAGATAGCTGCTTCCTTAGAATTTGGAGACAAGATGATAG ATATTATAGACGATCTAGTCAAAAATGGCAAAGAGATAGAAGCTGTTTATTTTGCTTCAGAATCTGGTTTGACTGAAAGATTTCAACCAATCAAGCTACTCAATTCTTATGTTCAAAACTACACTTCCATATTGACGAGCGGAAATAACACTCAGTCTGCATCG AATGAGTCGACTACTTTGGAATTGAATTCCATTAAGGATGTAATCAAATGTGTGGAAGATCACAAACTTGAATCAGAGTTTAAGCTTGATAAATTGAAAAGGCGGGTTTCCCAATTGGAGAAAAGCAAGGCTGAACGAAAGAAGACTTCATCATCATTTGGAAGTAGACCTCGAAAGCGTGGTGGTCGAGGGAGTGGATCCAGCTCTTCCCGCCCAGCCAAATCAGCCAAAACTAGTGCATACCCGTCATCTTTTAGTCACAGGAACCTGGCTCCTCTACACCCTAGTCCTAGGGCAAGATATTCTACACCATTACACTATCCAAGCCAGACTATGTTGGAGAGTTCAACACCTAATCCTTATGCAGCAAGCTATGGAACCTCCCACACTCAAAGCTATGGAACCTCCCATACTCAAAGCCCAGCTGGAATAGGAATAACACAACAACACTACTCATACCCTGTTGACAATTTAGGTCCTTCTAGTTACCTATCCAGTGGTTCTTATGCAGCAGGACAGACTAGCTACGGCCTATATGATTATGGAAGTGCTGCTCCACCGACTTATCCATACACAGTAGATCAAACCAGCTACAGGGGTTAA
- the LOC101490406 gene encoding peptidyl-tRNA hydrolase, chloroplastic: MNVGACSMSRFQLPIRRRFSKPLFSAPCNLSLLSVRNSSASPTESKKKEPWLIVGLGNPGKKYAATRHNVGFEMVDTIAEAEGISMNSVSFKALFGKGYIGDVPIILAKPQTFMNLSGESVGAIVSYYKIPLKQVLVIFDDLDLPFAKLRLLPKGGHGGHNGMKSVINHFKGNAGFPRLRIGIGRPPGKMDPVAFVLRTFTKHEREELNFTLQDGLDAVRILLLEGFDKSATFVNSSKKIEQIG; this comes from the exons ATGAACGTTGGAGCTTGTTCGATGTCACGATTTCAGTTACCTATCAGACGGCGTTTCTCCAAACCCCTATTCTCTGCGCCTTGCAATTTGTCTTTGTTATCCGTTCGAAATTCCTCAGCTTCACCCACAGAATCGAAGAAGAAGGAACCGTGGTTAATTGTTGGCCTTGGTAATCCTGGCAAAAAGTACGCTGCCACACGCCACAAC GTGGGCTTTGAAATGGTTGATACTATAGCTGAGGCTGAAGGAATATCTATGAACAGTGTTTCATTCAAAGCTCTATTTGGAAAag GTTATATTGGTGATGTACCAATTATACTTGCAAAACCACAGACTTTTATGAATTTAAGTGGTGAATCT GTCGGTGCCATAGTTTCATATTACAAGATTCCATTGAAGCAAGTACTTGTG ATCTTTGACGACTTGGATTTGCCTTTTGCCAAATTGCGGCTGCTACCAAAGGGTGGACATGGAGGTCACAACGG GATGAAGAGTGTTATTAATCACTTTAAAGGGAATGCTGGTTTTCCTCGCTTAAGAATTG GCATTGGACGACCTCCTGGGAAAATGGATCCTGTGGCATTCGTTCTTCGAACTTTCACTAAACACGAAAGGGAAGAG cTGAATTTTACCTTACAAGATGGATTAGACGCTGTGCGAATTCTTTTGTTGGAGGGATTTGATAAAAGTGCAACATTTGTTAATAGTTCCAAAAAGATAGAGCAAATAGGTTGA
- the LOC101493969 gene encoding aldehyde dehydrogenase family 2 member C4-like encodes MTNGEPSVTNLPTIKFTKLFINGDFVDAISGKTFETIDPRRGEVIARISEGSKEDIDVAVEAARHAFDSGPWPRLSGAERAKIMMKFAELIDENIEELAALDAIDAGKLYHMCKALDIPAAANTLRYYAGAADKIHGEVLKVAREFHAYTLMEPIGVVGHIIPWNFPTSMFFLKVSPCLAAGCTMIIKPAEQTPLSALFYAHLAKLAGIPNGVLNVVPGFGPTAGAAVSSHMDIDAVSFTGSTQTGREIMQAAAKSNLKHVSLELGGKSPLIIFDDADIDKATHLALLGILLNKGEVCVASSRVFVQEGIYDEFEKKLVEKAKAWVIGDPFDPKVQQGPQVDKKQFEKILSYIEHGKREGATLLTGGKTVGNKGYYIEPTIFSNIKEDMLIAQDEIFGPVMALKKFKTRIVTKNLDIANTMSRSIRAGTIWINCYFAFGDDIPFGGYKMSGFGRDYGLQALHK; translated from the exons ATGACTAATGGCGAACCCTCCGTCACCAACCTCCCAACCATCAAGTTCACCAAATTATTCATTAATGGAGATTTCGTTGATGCCATTTCAG GGAAGACATTTGAAACAATAGACCCAAGAAGAGGAGAGGTGATAGCGAGGATTAGCGAAGGAAGCAAAGAAGACATTGACGTTGCTGTAGAGGCGGCACGCCACGCATTCGACTCCGGTCCATGGCCTCGCCTTTCCGGTGCT GAGAGAGCAAAAATAATGATGAAATTTGCGGAACTAATTGATGAAAACATAGAAGAGCTAGCTGCATTAGATGCAATTGATGCAGGAAAGTTGTACCATATGTGTAAGGCATTGGACATTCCAGCAGCAGCAAATACTCTGCGTTACTATGCAGGTGCTGCTGATAAAATTCATGGAGAGGTTTTGAAAGTTGCTAGAGAGTTCCATGCTTATACATTGATGGAACCAATTGGTGTTGTTGGACATATCATTCCTTGGAATTTTCCCACTTCCATGTTTTTTCTTAAGGTTAGCCCTTGTTTAGCTGCTGGCTGTACCATGATCATCAAACCTGCTGAACAAACACCTCTCTCTGCTTTGTTTTATGCTCATCTAGCTAAATTG GCAGGAATCCCAAATGGAGTGTTGAATGTAGTGCCCGGATTTGGGCCAACTGCCGGTGCTGCAGTCAGCTCACACATGGACATTGATGCG GTGAGCTTTACTGGTTCAACACAAACTGGGCGTGAAATAATGCAAGCTGCAGCTAAGAGTAATCTAAAACATGTTTCACTTGAATTAGGAGGCAAGTCACCTCTCATTATTTTTGATGATGCTGATATTGACAAAGCTACTCACCTTGCTCTATTAGGCATCTTATTAAACAAG GGTGAAGTGTGTGTTGCAAGTTCACGTGTGTTCGTTCAAGAAGGGATCTATGAtgaatttgagaaaaaattggTAGAAAAGGCTAAAGCTTGGGTCATTGGGGACCCTTTTGATCCTAAAGTTCAGCAAGGGCCTCAA GTTGacaaaaaacaatttgaaaaaattcTTTCATATATAGAACATGGGAAGAGAGAAGGAGCTACCCTTTTGACTGGGGGTAAAACAGTAGGAAACAAGGGATATTACATTGAGCCAACAATTTTCTCAAATATAAAG GAGGATATGCTTATAGCACAAGATGAAATATTTGGTCCAGTGATGGCACTCAAGAAGTTTAA GACTA GAATTGTGACAAAGAATTTGGATATAGCAAACACTATGTCAAGGTCCATTCGTGCAGGCACAATTTGgataaattgttattttgctTTTGGAGATGATATTCCATTTGGAGGATATAAGATGAGTGGATTTGGAAGAGATTATGGATTGCAAGCCCTTCACAA ATAG